A region of Toxorhynchites rutilus septentrionalis strain SRP chromosome 1, ASM2978413v1, whole genome shotgun sequence DNA encodes the following proteins:
- the LOC129765138 gene encoding uncharacterized protein LOC129765138 produces MGNCKTSRVPMVTGFVQQKVEDSDSLAGGQQYQSLIGALLYISVNTRPDIGISTSILRRRVTKPTTADWNEAKRVLRYLKGTADHELHLGGGSNLQLECFVDADWAGEVDNRKSNTGYIFKFGGGLVDWGSRKQTCVSLSSTEAEYIALAECLQELQWLRRLVKNLGERLELPIVVNEDNQSCIALAAADRTSRKSKHIDTKYCFIKDLAANGIVSIRYCPTVQM; encoded by the coding sequence ATGGGGAACTGCAAAACCTCCCGGGTTCCGATGGTGACAGGATTCGTGCAACAAAAGGTGGAGGACAGTGACTCGTTGGCAGGTGGACAACAGTACCAGAGTCTAATTGGTGCTTTGTTGTACATTTCTGTCAATACGCGCCCGGACATAGGGATCTCCACATCTATTCTCAGGCGGCGGGTCACCAAACCAACCACGGCGGATTGGAACGAGGCCAAGCGGGTGCTTCGTTACCTCAAAGGTACGGCGGACCACGAGCTGCATCTAGGCGGCGGTAGCAACCTTCAACTGGAGTGCTTCGTAGACGCGGACTGGGCTGGTGAAGTCGACAACAGGAAGTCGAACACTGGCTACATCTTCAAGTTCGGTGGCGGACTAGTTGACTGGGGAAGCAGGAAGCAAACGTGTGTGTCCTTATCCAGCACTGAAGCGGAGTACATCGCGCTAGCCGAATGTTTGCAAGAGCTGCAGTGGCTGCGTCGATTGGTTAAAAACTTGGGCGAGCGTCTGGAGTTACCCATCGTAGTCAACGAAGACAACCAGAGCTGTATCGCACTGGCGGCGGCGGACAGGACCTCGCGAAAATCGAAACACATCGACACCAAGTACTGTTTCATTAAAGATCTGGCAGCAAATGGCATCGTTTCCATTCGGTACTGTCCAACCGTGCAGATGTAA
- the LOC129762214 gene encoding nicastrin produces the protein METQGVLSVLLFVVLISLDNAVHSQRIKDDMYTPISGAHCFRRMNGTHVTGCSSKLGGSVGVLHFITAAEDIDFIIEHHPAPPYAPVIPPHLFTRDNIMRLRDSGGEHVSAIILINNATELDQCSQESRCPNQFSGLIAGDDEEGCSVDQPDKSWNPWGTGLLLEDFPFPVYYVAEPEEIGKLFDCFEKFNNYDLKNQHTRSLCSIQINAFMSAAVNSKVCLGRSTLFNSLSPMKFCDPLQGKNVFATLFPRVHVQPENRRVDLSERIILVSTRMDTTTMFDGIGLGAMDSLVPFTILVSISHFLAKVLPERIRSSDPNVLFMFFNGESYDYIGSQRFVYDLQEGAFPTKGGMTNPVALENIDLMIDIGTIDDLNNLRIYHASDIAAVPQISKIIERVNLSNRLNIKAEAPIKTRNLPPVSSQSFLRFNASFPSVIVTSAPANHFYHSIYDDNENLKFVYGNHSGEQDFTQLENIAQKNEFFAEDSVQIRLRNVSSLLGMVIYELVTGTRYDPKFGTNSVLIDEFLYCFLHSADCPLFHAAAKPDSPKPFPAPPTRYISVHSTLPSEASGWTHRILGLLVGQKVNTSTKTDCQALHLPYNWYAGYYGLGECHLTTQNFTQALSPAFLDDDYDFASTRYSTWTESTWREMSARIFLRPSMSHESFTLSIGFVVMVISFVLVFLINSRSEVLFNQCASTKPIASPTQC, from the exons ATGGAGACACAGGGTGTGTTGAGTGTTTTACTCTTTGTAGTACTGATAAGTCTAGACAATG CTGTTCACTCCCAAAGAATAAAAGATGATATGTATACGCCGATCAGTGGAGCGCATTGTTTTCGACGCATGAACGGAACGCACGTTACCGGTTGCAGCTCGAAGCTGGGTGGTTCCGTGGGCGTTTTGCACTTCATCACCGCGGCAGAGGATATCGATTTTATCATAGAGCACCATCCTGCTCCACCGTATGCTCCGGTCATTCCTCCGCATCTCTTCACGAGGGACAACATCATGAGGTTGCGAGACAGTGGGGGCGAACATGTGTCCGCAATAATACTGATCAACAATGCCACCGAATTGGATCAGTGCAGTCAGGAATCGAGATGCCCCAATCAGTTCAGCGGATTAATCGCTGGCGATGATGAGGAGGGCTGCAGTGTGGACCAGCCAGATAAAAGCTGGAATCCCTGGGGCACAGGTTTGCTTCTGGAGGACTTTCCTTTTCCCGTGTATTACGTAGCAGAACCGGAAGAGATCGGGAAACTGTTCGATTGCTTCGAGAAGTTCAATAACTATGATTTGAAGAATCAACACACGAGAAGTCTCTGTAGCATCCAGATAAACGCCTTTATGTCGGCCGCGGTTAATTCCAAAGTGTGCTTGGGACGGTCTACACTTTTCAATTCGCTGAGTCCGATGAAATTCTGCGACCCATTACAGGGGAAAAACGTTTTCGCAACTCTATTCCCCAGGGTTCACGTGCAGCCTGAGAATCGGAGAGTGGATCTGTCGGAGAGGATTATTCTTGTTTCGACTAGAATGGACACAACCACGATGTTCGATGGTATCGGACTCGGAGCGATGGATTCATTGGTACCGTTTACGATTCTAGTGTCAATATCTCATTTCTTGGCAAAGGTCCTACCGGAGCGAATCAGATCCTCCGATCCGAACGTGCTTTTTATGTTCTTCAATGGGGAATCGTACGATTACATTGGATCGCAGCGTTTCGTTTATGATCTACAGGAGGGAGCGTTTCCCACTAAAGGAGGAATGACAAATCCTGTAGCGCTGGAAAATATCGATTTAATGATCGATATTGGAACGATTGATGATTTAAATAATCTTCGAATTTATCATGCCTCAGATATAGCCGCGGTGCCACAGATATCCAAAATTATCGAACGAGTCAATCTTTCGAATCGGCTGAACATCAAAGCTGAAGCACCGATAAAGACTAGGAATTTGCCTCCAGTATCATCGCAATCGTTTCTACGATTCAATGCATCGTTTCCCTCGGTAATTGTTACATCTGCTCCCGCCAATCATTTCTACCATTCGATATATGATGATAACGAGAATCTCAAGTTCGTATACGGAAATCATTCCGGAGAGCAAGATTTCACCCAGTTGGAAAACATTGCGCAAAAGAACGAATTTTTCGCGGAAGACTCAGTTCAGATCCGCCTCCGTAACGTATCTTCACTCTTGGGCATGGTCATATATGAGTTGGTTACTGGAACACGTTACGACCCAAAGTTTGGCACTAACAGTGTCCTCATCGATGAATTTCTCTACTGCTTCCTGCACTCTGCAGATTGTCCGTTGTTTCACGCCGCTGCAAAACCGGATTCACCTAAACCTTTCCCGGCTCCACCGACGCGGTATATAAGTGTTCACTCTACTCTGCCTTCGGAGGCATCCGGATGGACTCATCGCATCCTAGGGCTACTTGTCGGCCAGAAAGTGAACACAAGTACAAAAACCGATTGCCAAGCATTACACCTGCCGTACAATTGGTACGCCGGCTATTACGGCCTGGGCGAGTGCCATTTGACCACCCAGAACTTTACCCAAGCTTTGTCGCCCGCGTTCCTGGATGACGATTATGATTTCGCCTCGACCCGGTACTCCACCTGGACCGAGTCGACGTGGCGAGAAATGTCGGCCCGCATTTTTTTGCGACCATCCATGTCGCACGAATCGTTCACCCTCTCGATTGGCTTCGTCGTGATGGTGATCTCTTTTGTGCTGGTCTTTCTCATCAACAGCCGTTCGGAGGTTCTGTTCAATCAGTGTGCATCCACGAAACC GATAGCTTCACCCACGCAGTGTTGA